The Drosophila nasuta strain 15112-1781.00 chromosome 2L, ASM2355853v1, whole genome shotgun sequence genome window below encodes:
- the LOC132787400 gene encoding uncharacterized protein LOC132787400 isoform X4, whose amino-acid sequence MEHEAKAQAQTSSATSTSTPTSHPLQDVPLNGADDVQPTPKNWVKFDDDTDISEKNNNSNGGDGSGSGDGDSSATQQQQQQQQNKLSLPPPPPSVVSSNNNRRARSRSPNDQSTAAVAAAPIPVQRTAVSSTTAGTLSSSSLPDVTPAVLTTESTHVNLNASGSGSGSSSNSPPRHSQQLINQKASAASSTSTATTSALASVSSSQAAPSLSSSTHPNSGASNNGSANAHGKSVSIPVDQASGMRTIELSTGRIREGFANGDVIVTLLPANTKWPWITPAIFRPELVPEELMAQGLTLTVEDYVNAMETLVNDYRFTVYNICYKRILVCWILFAFAVLLALLFSGLQGVALFALGVGWLFLNAAAIFLCMWMKLRLSRGLEKCLARVNKQLMRHKILLVLDDRGRISCHKVNLCFMYFDATQCVSFLNEFLEHTEQNGGEAIKAGWEAKLDIDVNDIVIQGSQPVRLSRKQERGLQLYLRYGSRWGMEALRGLVDVTPLEPGRHCGQFQCPCQYIKEHLQCKPRGARRFYLC is encoded by the exons ATGGAGCACGAGGCCAAAGCGCAGGCGCAGACTTCGTCggcaacgtcgacgtcgacgccaaCGTCACATCCACTGCAGGATGTGCCGTTGAATGGAGCTGATGACGTACAACCGACGCCCAAAAATTGGGTTAAATTCGACGACGACACCGACAtcagtgaaaaaaataataacagtaACGGTGGCGACGGCAGCGGTAGCGGCGATGGAGACAGCAGTgccacacagcagcaacaacaacaacaacaaaacaagttGTCGCtgccgccaccaccaccatcagtggtgagcagcaacaacaacagacgcGCGCGCTCGCGCAGTCCCAATGAccagtcaacagcagcagtcgccGCAGCTCCAATACCTGTGCAG CGGACTGCAGTTTCCTCCACAACAGCTGGCacattgtcgtcgtcgtcgttgccggATGTGACGCCCGCTGTTTTGACAACTGAGAGTACGCACGTTAATCTCAATGCATCCGGCagcggcagtggcagcagcagcaacagtccTCCTCGTCACTCACAGCAGCTAATAAACCAAAAAGCATCTGCAGCATCGTCTACATCGACCGCAACAACATCAGCGTTAGCCTCAGTCTCATCATCGCAGGCTGCTCCATCTCTGTCCTCGTCCACTCATCCAAATAGCGGGGCATCTAACAATGGCAGCGCTAATGCTCATGGTAAAAGCGTCAGCATTCCTGTGGATCAGGCCTCGGGAATGCGCACAATTGAGCTGTCAACGGGTCGCATTCGTGAAGGATTTG CTAACGGAGATGTGATTGTCACCCTGTTGCCGGCCAACACCAAATGGCCTTGGATAACTCCCGCCATATTCCGTCCCGAGCTAGTTCCAGAAGAGCTGATGGCTCAGGGTCTGACG CTCACTGTGGAGGACTATGTGAATGCAATGGAGACGCTGGTCAATGACTATCGCTTCACGGTGTACAACATTTGCTATAAGCGGATCCTTGTCTGTTGGATACTGTTTGCGTTCGCCGTGCTGCTGGCGCTGCTCTTCTCAGGGCTGCAGGGCGTGGCATTGTTTGCTCTCGGCGTCGGCTGGCTCTTCCTTAATGCGGCGGCCATCTTCCTGTGCATGTGGATGAAGCTGCGACTGTCGCGTGGTTTGGAAAAGTGCCTGGCACGCGTGAACAAGCAGCTGATGAGACATAAGATTCTACTGGTACTGGACGATCGTGGTCGCATCTCCTGCCACAAGGTCAACCTGTGTTTCATGTACTTCGATGCCACGCAATGTGTGAGCTTCCTTAACGAATTCCTCGAGCACACCGAACAGAATGGCGGCGAAGCCATCAAGGCTGGCTGGGAGGCGAAGTTGGACATTGATGTGAACGATATCGTTATCCAGGGCAGTCAGCCAGTGCGTCTCTCTCGCAAGCAG GAACGTGGTCTTCAACTATACCTGCGCTATGGCTCCCGCTGGGGCATGGAAGCATTGCGGGGATTGGTCGATGTAACTCCTCTGGAGCCAGGACGCCATTGCGGCCAATTCCAGTGTCCCTGTCAGTATATTAAGGAGCATTTGCAGTGCAAACCACGAG GTGCCAGgcgattttatttatgttga
- the LOC132787400 gene encoding uncharacterized protein LOC132787400 isoform X2, translated as MEHEAKAQAQTSSATSTSTPTSHPLQDVPLNGADDVQPTPKNWVKFDDDTDISEKNNNSNGGDGSGSGDGDSSATQQQQQQQQNKLSLPPPPPSVVSSNNNRRARSRSPNDQSTAAVAAAPIPVQRTAVSSTTAGTLSSSSLPDVTPAVLTTESTHVNLNASGSGSGSSSNSPPRHSQQLINQKASAASSTSTATTSALASVSSSQAAPSLSSSTHPNSGASNNGSANAHGKSVSIPVDQASGMRTIELSTGRIREGFANGDVIVTLLPANTKWPWITPAIFRPELVPEELMAQGLTLTVEDYVNAMETLVNDYRFTVYNICYKRILVCWILFAFAVLLALLFSGLQGVALFALGVGWLFLNAAAIFLCMWMKLRLSRGLEKCLARVNKQLMRHKILLVLDDRGRISCHKVNLCFMYFDATQCVSFLNEFLEHTEQNGGEAIKAGWEAKLDIDVNDIVIQGSQPVRLSRKQERGLQLYLRYGSRWGMEALRGLVDVTPLEPGRHCGQFQCPCQYIKEHLQCKPRGYPCSCIVYGSDPNFQFRY; from the exons ATGGAGCACGAGGCCAAAGCGCAGGCGCAGACTTCGTCggcaacgtcgacgtcgacgccaaCGTCACATCCACTGCAGGATGTGCCGTTGAATGGAGCTGATGACGTACAACCGACGCCCAAAAATTGGGTTAAATTCGACGACGACACCGACAtcagtgaaaaaaataataacagtaACGGTGGCGACGGCAGCGGTAGCGGCGATGGAGACAGCAGTgccacacagcagcaacaacaacaacaacaaaacaagttGTCGCtgccgccaccaccaccatcagtggtgagcagcaacaacaacagacgcGCGCGCTCGCGCAGTCCCAATGAccagtcaacagcagcagtcgccGCAGCTCCAATACCTGTGCAG CGGACTGCAGTTTCCTCCACAACAGCTGGCacattgtcgtcgtcgtcgttgccggATGTGACGCCCGCTGTTTTGACAACTGAGAGTACGCACGTTAATCTCAATGCATCCGGCagcggcagtggcagcagcagcaacagtccTCCTCGTCACTCACAGCAGCTAATAAACCAAAAAGCATCTGCAGCATCGTCTACATCGACCGCAACAACATCAGCGTTAGCCTCAGTCTCATCATCGCAGGCTGCTCCATCTCTGTCCTCGTCCACTCATCCAAATAGCGGGGCATCTAACAATGGCAGCGCTAATGCTCATGGTAAAAGCGTCAGCATTCCTGTGGATCAGGCCTCGGGAATGCGCACAATTGAGCTGTCAACGGGTCGCATTCGTGAAGGATTTG CTAACGGAGATGTGATTGTCACCCTGTTGCCGGCCAACACCAAATGGCCTTGGATAACTCCCGCCATATTCCGTCCCGAGCTAGTTCCAGAAGAGCTGATGGCTCAGGGTCTGACG CTCACTGTGGAGGACTATGTGAATGCAATGGAGACGCTGGTCAATGACTATCGCTTCACGGTGTACAACATTTGCTATAAGCGGATCCTTGTCTGTTGGATACTGTTTGCGTTCGCCGTGCTGCTGGCGCTGCTCTTCTCAGGGCTGCAGGGCGTGGCATTGTTTGCTCTCGGCGTCGGCTGGCTCTTCCTTAATGCGGCGGCCATCTTCCTGTGCATGTGGATGAAGCTGCGACTGTCGCGTGGTTTGGAAAAGTGCCTGGCACGCGTGAACAAGCAGCTGATGAGACATAAGATTCTACTGGTACTGGACGATCGTGGTCGCATCTCCTGCCACAAGGTCAACCTGTGTTTCATGTACTTCGATGCCACGCAATGTGTGAGCTTCCTTAACGAATTCCTCGAGCACACCGAACAGAATGGCGGCGAAGCCATCAAGGCTGGCTGGGAGGCGAAGTTGGACATTGATGTGAACGATATCGTTATCCAGGGCAGTCAGCCAGTGCGTCTCTCTCGCAAGCAG GAACGTGGTCTTCAACTATACCTGCGCTATGGCTCCCGCTGGGGCATGGAAGCATTGCGGGGATTGGTCGATGTAACTCCTCTGGAGCCAGGACGCCATTGCGGCCAATTCCAGTGTCCCTGTCAGTATATTAAGGAGCATTTGCAGTGCAAACCACGAG GTTATCCATGTTCTTGCATTGTCTATGGTTCGGATCccaattttcaatttcgataCTAG
- the LOC132787400 gene encoding uncharacterized protein LOC132787400 isoform X3, with protein sequence MEHEAKAQAQTSSATSTSTPTSHPLQDVPLNGADDVQPTPKNWVKFDDDTDISEKNNNSNGGDGSGSGDGDSSATQQQQQQQQNKLSLPPPPPSVVSSNNNRRARSRSPNDQSTAAVAAAPIPVQRTAVSSTTAGTLSSSSLPDVTPAVLTTESTHVNLNASGSGSGSSSNSPPRHSQQLINQKASAASSTSTATTSALASVSSSQAAPSLSSSTHPNSGASNNGSANAHGKSVSIPVDQASGMRTIELSTGRIREGFANGDVIVTLLPANTKWPWITPAIFRPELVPEELMAQGLTLTVEDYVNAMETLVNDYRFTVYNICYKRILVCWILFAFAVLLALLFSGLQGVALFALGVGWLFLNAAAIFLCMWMKLRLSRGLEKCLARVNKQLMRHKILLVLDDRGRISCHKVNLCFMYFDATQCVSFLNEFLEHTEQNGGEAIKAGWEAKLDIDVNDIVIQGSQPVRLSRKQERGLQLYLRYGSRWGMEALRGLVDVTPLEPGRHCGQFQCPCQYIKEHLQCKPRVSVNSMGQVVWTRFPIFGG encoded by the exons ATGGAGCACGAGGCCAAAGCGCAGGCGCAGACTTCGTCggcaacgtcgacgtcgacgccaaCGTCACATCCACTGCAGGATGTGCCGTTGAATGGAGCTGATGACGTACAACCGACGCCCAAAAATTGGGTTAAATTCGACGACGACACCGACAtcagtgaaaaaaataataacagtaACGGTGGCGACGGCAGCGGTAGCGGCGATGGAGACAGCAGTgccacacagcagcaacaacaacaacaacaaaacaagttGTCGCtgccgccaccaccaccatcagtggtgagcagcaacaacaacagacgcGCGCGCTCGCGCAGTCCCAATGAccagtcaacagcagcagtcgccGCAGCTCCAATACCTGTGCAG CGGACTGCAGTTTCCTCCACAACAGCTGGCacattgtcgtcgtcgtcgttgccggATGTGACGCCCGCTGTTTTGACAACTGAGAGTACGCACGTTAATCTCAATGCATCCGGCagcggcagtggcagcagcagcaacagtccTCCTCGTCACTCACAGCAGCTAATAAACCAAAAAGCATCTGCAGCATCGTCTACATCGACCGCAACAACATCAGCGTTAGCCTCAGTCTCATCATCGCAGGCTGCTCCATCTCTGTCCTCGTCCACTCATCCAAATAGCGGGGCATCTAACAATGGCAGCGCTAATGCTCATGGTAAAAGCGTCAGCATTCCTGTGGATCAGGCCTCGGGAATGCGCACAATTGAGCTGTCAACGGGTCGCATTCGTGAAGGATTTG CTAACGGAGATGTGATTGTCACCCTGTTGCCGGCCAACACCAAATGGCCTTGGATAACTCCCGCCATATTCCGTCCCGAGCTAGTTCCAGAAGAGCTGATGGCTCAGGGTCTGACG CTCACTGTGGAGGACTATGTGAATGCAATGGAGACGCTGGTCAATGACTATCGCTTCACGGTGTACAACATTTGCTATAAGCGGATCCTTGTCTGTTGGATACTGTTTGCGTTCGCCGTGCTGCTGGCGCTGCTCTTCTCAGGGCTGCAGGGCGTGGCATTGTTTGCTCTCGGCGTCGGCTGGCTCTTCCTTAATGCGGCGGCCATCTTCCTGTGCATGTGGATGAAGCTGCGACTGTCGCGTGGTTTGGAAAAGTGCCTGGCACGCGTGAACAAGCAGCTGATGAGACATAAGATTCTACTGGTACTGGACGATCGTGGTCGCATCTCCTGCCACAAGGTCAACCTGTGTTTCATGTACTTCGATGCCACGCAATGTGTGAGCTTCCTTAACGAATTCCTCGAGCACACCGAACAGAATGGCGGCGAAGCCATCAAGGCTGGCTGGGAGGCGAAGTTGGACATTGATGTGAACGATATCGTTATCCAGGGCAGTCAGCCAGTGCGTCTCTCTCGCAAGCAG GAACGTGGTCTTCAACTATACCTGCGCTATGGCTCCCGCTGGGGCATGGAAGCATTGCGGGGATTGGTCGATGTAACTCCTCTGGAGCCAGGACGCCATTGCGGCCAATTCCAGTGTCCCTGTCAGTATATTAAGGAGCATTTGCAGTGCAAACCACGAG TATCCGTAAACAGCATGGGACAAGTAGTTTGGACACGTTTTCCCATTTTTGGTGGCTAA
- the LOC132787400 gene encoding uncharacterized protein LOC132787400 isoform X1 → MEHEAKAQAQTSSATSTSTPTSHPLQDVPLNGADDVQPTPKNWVKFDDDTDISEKNNNSNGGDGSGSGDGDSSATQQQQQQQQNKLSLPPPPPSVVSSNNNRRARSRSPNDQSTAAVAAAPIPVQRTAVSSTTAGTLSSSSLPDVTPAVLTTESTHVNLNASGSGSGSSSNSPPRHSQQLINQKASAASSTSTATTSALASVSSSQAAPSLSSSTHPNSGASNNGSANAHGKSVSIPVDQASGMRTIELSTGRIREGFANGDVIVTLLPANTKWPWITPAIFRPELVPEELMAQGLTLTVEDYVNAMETLVNDYRFTVYNICYKRILVCWILFAFAVLLALLFSGLQGVALFALGVGWLFLNAAAIFLCMWMKLRLSRGLEKCLARVNKQLMRHKILLVLDDRGRISCHKVNLCFMYFDATQCVSFLNEFLEHTEQNGGEAIKAGWEAKLDIDVNDIVIQGSQPVRLSRKQAVAQELFLSYLQRWGKDFLRRRLDWTVQEAGVHETPRHLQSSICPCQYEEELLRNKIKISLQHRQCCGINCMGCWL, encoded by the exons ATGGAGCACGAGGCCAAAGCGCAGGCGCAGACTTCGTCggcaacgtcgacgtcgacgccaaCGTCACATCCACTGCAGGATGTGCCGTTGAATGGAGCTGATGACGTACAACCGACGCCCAAAAATTGGGTTAAATTCGACGACGACACCGACAtcagtgaaaaaaataataacagtaACGGTGGCGACGGCAGCGGTAGCGGCGATGGAGACAGCAGTgccacacagcagcaacaacaacaacaacaaaacaagttGTCGCtgccgccaccaccaccatcagtggtgagcagcaacaacaacagacgcGCGCGCTCGCGCAGTCCCAATGAccagtcaacagcagcagtcgccGCAGCTCCAATACCTGTGCAG CGGACTGCAGTTTCCTCCACAACAGCTGGCacattgtcgtcgtcgtcgttgccggATGTGACGCCCGCTGTTTTGACAACTGAGAGTACGCACGTTAATCTCAATGCATCCGGCagcggcagtggcagcagcagcaacagtccTCCTCGTCACTCACAGCAGCTAATAAACCAAAAAGCATCTGCAGCATCGTCTACATCGACCGCAACAACATCAGCGTTAGCCTCAGTCTCATCATCGCAGGCTGCTCCATCTCTGTCCTCGTCCACTCATCCAAATAGCGGGGCATCTAACAATGGCAGCGCTAATGCTCATGGTAAAAGCGTCAGCATTCCTGTGGATCAGGCCTCGGGAATGCGCACAATTGAGCTGTCAACGGGTCGCATTCGTGAAGGATTTG CTAACGGAGATGTGATTGTCACCCTGTTGCCGGCCAACACCAAATGGCCTTGGATAACTCCCGCCATATTCCGTCCCGAGCTAGTTCCAGAAGAGCTGATGGCTCAGGGTCTGACG CTCACTGTGGAGGACTATGTGAATGCAATGGAGACGCTGGTCAATGACTATCGCTTCACGGTGTACAACATTTGCTATAAGCGGATCCTTGTCTGTTGGATACTGTTTGCGTTCGCCGTGCTGCTGGCGCTGCTCTTCTCAGGGCTGCAGGGCGTGGCATTGTTTGCTCTCGGCGTCGGCTGGCTCTTCCTTAATGCGGCGGCCATCTTCCTGTGCATGTGGATGAAGCTGCGACTGTCGCGTGGTTTGGAAAAGTGCCTGGCACGCGTGAACAAGCAGCTGATGAGACATAAGATTCTACTGGTACTGGACGATCGTGGTCGCATCTCCTGCCACAAGGTCAACCTGTGTTTCATGTACTTCGATGCCACGCAATGTGTGAGCTTCCTTAACGAATTCCTCGAGCACACCGAACAGAATGGCGGCGAAGCCATCAAGGCTGGCTGGGAGGCGAAGTTGGACATTGATGTGAACGATATCGTTATCCAGGGCAGTCAGCCAGTGCGTCTCTCTCGCAAGCAG GCCGTTGCCCAGGAGCTGTTTCTCAGCTATCTGCAGCGCTGGGGCAAGGACTTTCTGCGTCGTCGCCTCGACTGGACCGTTCAGGAGGCGGGAGTTCATGAAACACCAAGGCATCTACAGTCGTCCATTTGCCCATGTCAATACGAGGAGGAGCTGTTGCgtaacaaaatcaaaatcagtCTGCAACATCGCCAGTGCTGTGGCATCAATTGCATGGGCTGCTGGCTTTAG
- the LOC132787400 gene encoding uncharacterized protein LOC132787400 isoform X5, with protein sequence MEHEAKAQAQTSSATSTSTPTSHPLQDVPLNGADDVQPTPKNWVKFDDDTDISEKNNNSNGGDGSGSGDGDSSATQQQQQQQQNKLSLPPPPPSVVSSNNNRRARSRSPNDQSTAAVAAAPIPVQRTAVSSTTAGTLSSSSLPDVTPAVLTTESTHVNLNASGSGSGSSSNSPPRHSQQLINQKASAASSTSTATTSALASVSSSQAAPSLSSSTHPNSGASNNGSANAHGKSVSIPVDQASGMRTIELSTGRIREGFANGDVIVTLLPANTKWPWITPAIFRPELVPEELMAQGLTLTVEDYVNAMETLVNDYRFTVYNICYKRILVCWILFAFAVLLALLFSGLQGVALFALGVGWLFLNAAAIFLCMWMKLRLSRGLEKCLARVNKQLMRHKILLVLDDRGRISCHKVNLCFMYFDATQCVSFLNEFLEHTEQNGGEAIKAGWEAKLDIDVNDIVIQGSQPVRLSRKQERGLQLYLRYGSRWGMEALRGLVDVTPLEPGRHCGQFQCPCQYIKEHLQCKPRDVSP encoded by the exons ATGGAGCACGAGGCCAAAGCGCAGGCGCAGACTTCGTCggcaacgtcgacgtcgacgccaaCGTCACATCCACTGCAGGATGTGCCGTTGAATGGAGCTGATGACGTACAACCGACGCCCAAAAATTGGGTTAAATTCGACGACGACACCGACAtcagtgaaaaaaataataacagtaACGGTGGCGACGGCAGCGGTAGCGGCGATGGAGACAGCAGTgccacacagcagcaacaacaacaacaacaaaacaagttGTCGCtgccgccaccaccaccatcagtggtgagcagcaacaacaacagacgcGCGCGCTCGCGCAGTCCCAATGAccagtcaacagcagcagtcgccGCAGCTCCAATACCTGTGCAG CGGACTGCAGTTTCCTCCACAACAGCTGGCacattgtcgtcgtcgtcgttgccggATGTGACGCCCGCTGTTTTGACAACTGAGAGTACGCACGTTAATCTCAATGCATCCGGCagcggcagtggcagcagcagcaacagtccTCCTCGTCACTCACAGCAGCTAATAAACCAAAAAGCATCTGCAGCATCGTCTACATCGACCGCAACAACATCAGCGTTAGCCTCAGTCTCATCATCGCAGGCTGCTCCATCTCTGTCCTCGTCCACTCATCCAAATAGCGGGGCATCTAACAATGGCAGCGCTAATGCTCATGGTAAAAGCGTCAGCATTCCTGTGGATCAGGCCTCGGGAATGCGCACAATTGAGCTGTCAACGGGTCGCATTCGTGAAGGATTTG CTAACGGAGATGTGATTGTCACCCTGTTGCCGGCCAACACCAAATGGCCTTGGATAACTCCCGCCATATTCCGTCCCGAGCTAGTTCCAGAAGAGCTGATGGCTCAGGGTCTGACG CTCACTGTGGAGGACTATGTGAATGCAATGGAGACGCTGGTCAATGACTATCGCTTCACGGTGTACAACATTTGCTATAAGCGGATCCTTGTCTGTTGGATACTGTTTGCGTTCGCCGTGCTGCTGGCGCTGCTCTTCTCAGGGCTGCAGGGCGTGGCATTGTTTGCTCTCGGCGTCGGCTGGCTCTTCCTTAATGCGGCGGCCATCTTCCTGTGCATGTGGATGAAGCTGCGACTGTCGCGTGGTTTGGAAAAGTGCCTGGCACGCGTGAACAAGCAGCTGATGAGACATAAGATTCTACTGGTACTGGACGATCGTGGTCGCATCTCCTGCCACAAGGTCAACCTGTGTTTCATGTACTTCGATGCCACGCAATGTGTGAGCTTCCTTAACGAATTCCTCGAGCACACCGAACAGAATGGCGGCGAAGCCATCAAGGCTGGCTGGGAGGCGAAGTTGGACATTGATGTGAACGATATCGTTATCCAGGGCAGTCAGCCAGTGCGTCTCTCTCGCAAGCAG GAACGTGGTCTTCAACTATACCTGCGCTATGGCTCCCGCTGGGGCATGGAAGCATTGCGGGGATTGGTCGATGTAACTCCTCTGGAGCCAGGACGCCATTGCGGCCAATTCCAGTGTCCCTGTCAGTATATTAAGGAGCATTTGCAGTGCAAACCACGAG ATGTTAGTCCATAG